One Bufo gargarizans isolate SCDJY-AF-19 chromosome 3, ASM1485885v1, whole genome shotgun sequence DNA segment encodes these proteins:
- the DYRK3 gene encoding dual specificity tyrosine-phosphorylation-regulated kinase 3 codes for MMILTRKPEGPITAVRYRDGLYDSYMRLDQVAAQDAAGEKESPSTLPSIGRLAISGNKSTMKDHQQVKVQQLFEDSGNRRVSAGLTGTDSALPVLTKEKSSDSSGTSKSSDSSTKSSKATYLSPEHALKQYKHQLSTYELQEIGNFTEVYFIGPSAKKRQGVVGGPNNGGYDDDQGGYTLVPHDQISYRYEVLKVIGKGSFGQVAKVYDHKLHQHLALKIVRNEKRFHRQAAEEIRILEHLKKQDKTGNMNVIHMLESFTFRNHICMTFELLSMNLYELIKRNKFQGFSLQLVRKFAHSILQCLEALHRNKVIHCDLKPENILLKQQGRSGIKVIDFGSSCFEHQRVYTYIQSRFYRAPEVILGSRYGMPIDMWSFGCILVELLTGYPLFPGEDEGDQLACMMELLGAPPPKLLEQAKRAKNFVNSKGYPRYCTVTTLPNGSVVLNGSRSRRGKMRGAPGSKDWVAALKGCEDALFIDFLKGCLNWDPTARMTPSQALRHQWICKRMPKPPVMDKSSGKRITSHTSSFPGISSKLPPVVGVANKLRANLMNDSNGSIPLRTVLPKLVS; via the coding sequence ataagtggaaataaatcCACCATGAAGGATCATCAGCAAGTAAAGGTTCAGCAATTATTTGAGGACTCTGGCAACCGTAGAGTCAGTGCTGGACTAACAGGGACGGATAGTGCTTTACCAGTTTTGACTAAAGAAAAGAGTTCCGACAGTTCAGGCACATCAAAATCAAGTGACAGCTCCACCAAGTCTTCTAAAGCCACATATTTGAGTCCAGAACATGCACTGAAGCAATACAAACATCAGCTGTCTACTTACGAACTTCAGGAAATTGGCAACTTTACAGAAGTATATTTTATAGGCCCAAGTGCAAAGAAGAGGCAAGGTGTTGTAGGAGGTCCTAATAATGGAGGGTATGATGATGACCAAGGAGGGTATACATTGGTGCCACATGACCAAATATCTTATCGCTATGAGGTGTTGAAGGTTATTGGAAAAGGTAGCTTTGGGCAGGTTGcaaaagtttatgaccacaaactCCACCAGCATTTGGCTCTTAAGATTGTCCGCAATGAGAAGAGATTCCATCGCCAGGCAGCCGAAGAGATACGTATCCTCGAACATCTTAAGAAACAGGATAAGACCGGGAATATGAATGTAATACATATGTTGGAAAGTTTTACCTTCCGCAATCACATTTGCATGACTTTTGAGTTGCTGAGCATGAACTTGTATGAACTGATTAAGAGAAACAAATTCCAAGGTTTCAGTCTACAGTTAGTTCGTAAATTTGCTCATTCAATCCTTCAATGCTTGGAGGCCCTGCACAGGAACAAAGTCATCCATTGCGACCTTAAACCAGAAAACATTTTACTTAAACAACAAGGCCGCAGTGGAATCAAAGTTATTGACTTTGGTTCTAGTTGCTTTGAGCATCAAAGAGTGTACACGTATATACAGTCTCGGTTCTATCGAGCTCCAGAGGTCATACTGGGAAGCCGTTATGGCATGCCCATTGATATGTGGAGCTTTGGGTGCATTTTAGTGGAGCTTTTGACTGGCTACCCATTGTTTCCAGGGGAAGATGAAGGAGATCAGTTGGCATGCATGATGGAGCTCCTTGGAGCACCACCTCCAAAGCTGCTAGAACAAGCCAAGAGAGCAAAGAATTTTGTCAACTCTAAGGGATATCCTCGTTACTGCACAGTGACCACACTTCCCAATGGATCTGTGGTCTTGAATGGAAGTAGGTCACGTAGGGGAAAGATGCGTGGTGCTCCTGGGAGCAAGGACTGGGTGGCAGCATTAAAGGGTTGTGAAGATGCTCTTTTTATAGACTTTTTAAAAGGTTGTTTGAACTGGGATCCAACAGCACGAATGACCCCAAGTCAAGCACTACGACACCAGTGGATTTGCAAGAGGATGCCTAAACCCCCTGTCATGGACAAGTCCTCAGGAAAAAGGATTACCAGCCATACCAGCTCTTTCCCAGGAATTAGCTCCAAGTTACCTCCTGTAGTGGGTGTGGCCAATAAATTAAGAGCTAATTTAATGAATGACTCTAATGGGAGCATACCACTTCGAACTGTTTTACCCAAGCTAGTCAGCTAA